The genomic stretch GCAGGCCCGCGGCCAGCGCGTGTTCCGGCCGCACGAAGGTCGCCATCACGGCGTCGCCGATGGTTTTCACCACCGCGCCCTTTTCGGACGCAATGATCTCGACCAGCGCGTGGAAATGCGCGCGAACCAGATCGAAGGCGTGCAGATCGCCGACCCGCTCATACAGCGCGGTAGAGCCTTTGAGGTCGGTGAACAGGAAGGTCAGCGAGGTGATCTTCAGCCGCTGATCGATCGTCAGATTGTCGGCCTTGAAGATGTCGCGGAAGGTCTGGTTGGTCAGCATCCGTTTGGCGGTGAGGAACGGTTTTCGCTTGCCGATCAAATGATGCAGCGCGTCGGCGGCGATCAGCACCGAGGGCAGAACCCGGCTGTCGGTCTGGTTGTCGAGCGACAGCTGCAACGGCCCGGGCCGCAGCGTCACGGTCTCGACCGGCGCCGGCGCGCCGGTGTAGGTCAAGGCCAGACGCTGCGGCTCGTCGGTCGGCTCGCCCTGGACGTCGATGAATTGTGCCGCATGGGTCACCGGCTCGAACACGATGATGAACTCGGCCGGCAAGCGCAGCGCCATCTCGGCCTTGGCGTGCGGCGCCAGCTCGCGCGCGTCGATCACCACCTTGTCGGAGAGCGTCGCGAAGGAATCGCCGCTGAGATCGATCCCCGAGCTCCAGAACACCTGCTTGAAATAGTCCCAGATCGGCAGCGTATGCGGATCATGCGCGGCGATCCGCCGGATCCCGGGGCTGACGGTGAAGGCGACCTCGACCTGTTCATCCACCGAGGCCTCGTAGCCGCAGCCGCACAACCCGCAATGATAGTCATCGTGCCGCAGCGACTTCAACGTGTCATGGGCGTCGAGCACGCCGCCGCAGCCGGGGCACAGCACGTTCCAGGTCAGGTCGAACAGGCCGAGCCGCGACGCATGCAGGAAACCGGCGATCGCCTTCTCCTCGTCGAGCCCGGTGCGGCTCGCGAAATCCAGCACATTGATCCGGTTCAGCGCATCGTCCGTACCGGTCTCGATCAGATCCGCGATCGCGTCGGCGACGGCCGGGTCGGCGGACAGTTTCAGCGATGAAAATTGGGCCTGGGATTGGCTCATAACGCTCCATTCAAACATTTTCCGGATGCAATCCGATGACGATGCGTCAACGCCGGCTGATGCGGAACATCGGCGAGCGATCCGGCTGGGTGGTGACGACGCCGAGCGGCAACACCGGCGCGCGGTCGACCAGTTCGACCCGAAACGTGCCGATCAGCCGGGCCAGCGCTAGCGTCGCTTCCACCACGGCGAAATGCGCGCCGATGCAGACCCGCGGCCCGACCCCGAACGGCAGATAGGCGAAGCGGTCGGGCGGCGGCGCGCCGGGCAGGAAGCGCTCGGGCAGGAAGGCGTTGGGCTCTCGCCACAGCTTCTCATGCCGGTGCAGCAGCCACGGCGCAATCAGCACGATGTCGTTGCGGGCGAGCGTCATGCCGGCCACCTGGTCCGGCCCCGCCGCGGCCCGCGCGATCAGAAAGGCCGGCGGATACAGCCGCAGGGTTTCGTCGAGCACCGCGCGGGTGAACGGCAGGCGCTCGAGCTGCGGCGCGCCTCCCCCCGACACGGCACGCGCTTCCGTCGCCACCCGCTCCTGGGTCTGCGGATCGAGCGCCAACAGATACAGCGCCCAGAACAGCGCCGTGGCGGTGGTCTCGTGACCGGCCAGAATCATGGTGGCGACCTGGTCGCCAAGCTGATCGTCGGAAAATGCCGCGCCGGTTTCCGGATCGCGCGCCGCCACCGTCAGGTCGAACAGGTCGCGCGGCGGCGCGCCCTCGTTCTTGCCGGCAGCGCGACGCTCGGCGATCAGCATCGCCACGAAGCGGACCCAGCGCTTGCGGAACACGGCGCGCGACAGATCGTGCGGCGTCGGCCACCACAGCGGCAGCAGCAGGTCGAGCAAGCGCGGCCGTCCCAGCCGAATGCCGTAATCGATCACGAAGTCCCGCAGCGTGCGGCCATGCTGCTGCATCCCGAACGAAAACATCGTCCGTCCGGCGATCTCCAGCGCCATCAGCTGCATCGCTTCGCGCAGATCGACAGGGCGGTCGCGCCGCCGATCGAGATCGGCGATGGCCTCGTCGGCG from Rhodopseudomonas sp. BAL398 encodes the following:
- a CDS encoding adenylate/guanylate cyclase domain-containing protein; translation: MSQSQAQFSSLKLSADPAVADAIADLIETGTDDALNRINVLDFASRTGLDEEKAIAGFLHASRLGLFDLTWNVLCPGCGGVLDAHDTLKSLRHDDYHCGLCGCGYEASVDEQVEVAFTVSPGIRRIAAHDPHTLPIWDYFKQVFWSSGIDLSGDSFATLSDKVVIDARELAPHAKAEMALRLPAEFIIVFEPVTHAAQFIDVQGEPTDEPQRLALTYTGAPAPVETVTLRPGPLQLSLDNQTDSRVLPSVLIAADALHHLIGKRKPFLTAKRMLTNQTFRDIFKADNLTIDQRLKITSLTFLFTDLKGSTALYERVGDLHAFDLVRAHFHALVEIIASEKGAVVKTIGDAVMATFVRPEHALAAGLRMRAAMDALNQQRGTQDLVVKIGIHEGPCLAVMLNERQDYFGQTVNIAARVQGLATSQAIHITGPVIAAPAVAALLDKEAIRPIEKQAALRGIADRVMVYEIL
- a CDS encoding cytochrome P450, translating into MSIAEAQARQSDAVPRAALVPPSPPRAPPGMSTLGQLAAMRTSAIETWGQQAYEEDVIKGRFFGHGSLILNAPDAIRHVLVDNYENYTRTAAGIRVLRPMLGEGLLLAEGRAWKHQRRTLAPAFTPRAVGMLVPHMISAADEAIADLDRRRDRPVDLREAMQLMALEIAGRTMFSFGMQQHGRTLRDFVIDYGIRLGRPRLLDLLLPLWWPTPHDLSRAVFRKRWVRFVAMLIAERRAAGKNEGAPPRDLFDLTVAARDPETGAAFSDDQLGDQVATMILAGHETTATALFWALYLLALDPQTQERVATEARAVSGGGAPQLERLPFTRAVLDETLRLYPPAFLIARAAAGPDQVAGMTLARNDIVLIAPWLLHRHEKLWREPNAFLPERFLPGAPPPDRFAYLPFGVGPRVCIGAHFAVVEATLALARLIGTFRVELVDRAPVLPLGVVTTQPDRSPMFRISRR